The region TGATCGCCCGGGTGGTGCAAGGCATCGCTACGGGGACGGCCACGGGCGCTCTTGCCGCCGGACTGGTCGAGCTCTCACCCAAGAGACATCCGCAACTGGGGCCCACCACGACAGCGGTGGGCACGAGTATCGGCATGGCCGCCGGTGCCGGAGTGGTGGGGCTGCTGGTTCAGTCGACCTCACGCCCCGATGCGTATGTCTTTCCCGTCCTGATGCTGACCTTCGTCGTTCTGGCCGCGGTCGTCCTCACGATCCCAGAGACCCTCGCCCCGCACGCGACGGGACTTGCGTCGTTGCGACCGAGCGTCCGGGTTCCTCGGGAAGCCCGGCCGGAGTTCTTCGCCTCCGTTCCCGCCCTGGTCGCGGGGTGGTCCGTCACGGGTCTGTTCCTCGCGCTCACTCCGTCCCTGGTGAGCAATGTCCTGCATGTGCGGTCCGGCGCTGCGGGCGGGCTCAGCATCGCGGCGCTGTTTCTGGCCAACAGCGTGGGCGGGTTGTGGTCCGTTCGGCATACGGCACGGCTCGCCACCTTGCTGGGGGCGGTTCTCCTGGCTCTGGGTGCGTCCGGACTGGCGGTGGCCATCGCTGTTGCGTCGCCGGCCATATACGTGGGCGGATCGGTCATTGCGGGGCTGGGCGTCGGCCTGACGTTCAACGGCAACCTCCGCGCCATCAGCGCGGTCACCACCGCGAAGTCGCGGTCGGAGGTCTTCTCGGCCGTCTACGTGATCAGCTATGCGGCGTTGAGTCTTCCGGCCCTCGCGGCCGGGCTCGCGGCGCCCTCATGGGGGCTGGAGACCACGGGCTATCTGTACGTCGGCTTCGTCGGGGCGCTGTCCTTGGGTGCAGCCCTGCACGCCGGACGATCACGTGCTCGCAGGCCCAGCGGCGATCCGATACGCACGGGCTGGGAAAGCGGACCTCGCAGCGAACGGTCCCGCTGCTGAGCACGCCGTACGTCCCACGCCGACACCATCCCCGAAGCAGCTTGATCAGGACTTACGGCTGCCGTGTCGGAGCGGGTCGGCTCGCTTCCGCGGAGCTGTCTTCGAAGATCCTGAGATCGAAATAGCTACGCTGCATCCGCAAGCTGGAGGAGGTTGCGATCTGTATGGGTGGCCGAGACGGGCCCGGAGGGTCTGAGCTGGAGGACGAGCTCGGAGCCGAATGGGAGACGCACCGGCCCGCGGTCTTCGGCGTGGCCTACCGGCTGCTGGGGACTGTGGCCGATGCCGAGGATGTCACCCAGGACGTGTGGCTGCGGGCGGCCGGAGCGGATCTGCAGGACATCGGTGATCTGCGGGCCTGGCTGGTGACGGTGGCCGCGCGACGGTCGTACGACATTCTCAAGAGCGCCCGTGTCCGCCGGGAGACCTATGTCGGGCCGTGGCTGCCGGAGCCGCTGCTGACAGGGCCGGACGCGTCGCAGCCGGTACTCGTTGACGAGTCCGTCAGTTCGGCGATGCTCCTGATCATGGAGGAGCTGAGTCCGCCGGAGCGGGTGGCCTTCGTCCTGCACGATGTCTTCGGTCTTGGGTTCGGCCGGATCGCCGAGGTGCTGGACGTCTCCGTGCCGGGTGCCCGGCAGCTCGCCTCGCGGGCACGACGGCGGGTGGCCAAGGCGAAGCACTCCACGCCGCAGGCGTCGAAGGCGGAGCGCGAACGGGTCCTCACGGTCTTCCGCGCCGCCTACGAGGCCGGGGACCTGGTCGGCCTGGTCAGGCTCCTGCATCCGGACGCCGTGTATGTCACCGACGGCGGCGGCAAGATCTTGGCGGCACGCAAGCTCATTCACGGCGGCGAGCGCGTCGCCGAGGTCATGGTGCGTACGGGACGCCAGTGGCACCCGGACCGCATCGACTTCGCCGAGGTCGGCGGCGAGCTGGCCCTCGTGTTCCACCGGGAAGGCCGGGTCTACTCCGTCGACACGGTCCAGATCACAGACGGCCTGATCACCGCGTACCGCAGGGTCATGAACCCCGACAAACTCGTGCGCGTCTGAGCTGTCACACGCGGAGGGGCTATCTCGTCTCCCTGCTGAGAACGCACAACGGGCGACGAAGGAATACGCGCGAGCAGGTGAGATCGATCATGCGGCACGGCATACATCCATCTGCAGCCGCTATGAGCCCTGCGCGTGAGTGCGCTGTGCGCTCGGGTCGCCCCTCCCAGTAAGGATCTGTATGCAAGCCATCACTGTGCGAGACCGTGACGCTGGTCTTGCCGGGATGTCCCTGACGGACATTCCCTACCCTCACGCGGCCGAGAACGACGTCATCGTGAGGGTGCACGCCGCCGGCTTCACCCCTGGCGAGCTGGACTGGCCCGCCACGTGGACCGATCGCGCCGGCCGTGACCGGACGCCGAGCGTGCCCGGGCACGAGCTGTCCGGTGTCGTCGTGGAGCTGGGGTACGGCACCACCGGCCTGAGTGTCGGACAGCGGGTGTTCGGCCTGGCCGACTGGACCCGTGACGGCACTCTCGCCGAGTACACCGCGGTGGAGGCCCGCAACCTCGCCCCGCTGCCGGCGGACGTCGACCACACCGTGGCCGTCGCACTGCCCATTTCGGGGCTGACCGCCTGGCAGGGCCTGTTCGACCACGGCCGCCTCACCACAGGCCAGACCGTTCTGATCCATGGTGCCGCGGGCGGCGTCGGCTCGATCGCGGTACAGCTCGCCCGGGAGGCCGGCGCCCGCGTCATCGGCACCGGCCGCGCCTCAGGCCGGGACAGCGCACTCGCACTCGGCGTCGACACCTTCATCGACCTGCAGGCCGAGAAGCTGGAGGACGCCGGCGAGGCCGACGTCGTGTTCGACGTGATCGGCGGCGACATCCTCGACCGCTCGGCCGCCCTCGTCCGGGCCGGTGGCAC is a window of Streptomyces sp. NBC_00271 DNA encoding:
- the sigJ gene encoding RNA polymerase sigma factor SigJ, with translation MGGRDGPGGSELEDELGAEWETHRPAVFGVAYRLLGTVADAEDVTQDVWLRAAGADLQDIGDLRAWLVTVAARRSYDILKSARVRRETYVGPWLPEPLLTGPDASQPVLVDESVSSAMLLIMEELSPPERVAFVLHDVFGLGFGRIAEVLDVSVPGARQLASRARRRVAKAKHSTPQASKAERERVLTVFRAAYEAGDLVGLVRLLHPDAVYVTDGGGKILAARKLIHGGERVAEVMVRTGRQWHPDRIDFAEVGGELALVFHREGRVYSVDTVQITDGLITAYRRVMNPDKLVRV
- a CDS encoding MFS transporter: MSGPPDGRRLGRGAAFAVLACATVVMMATASAPSPIYPLYRERWGLSVTMLTVIFAVYVVGLLGALLTVGSLSDQLGRRPVLVAALLVAATSTAVFWTADGVVSLLIARVVQGIATGTATGALAAGLVELSPKRHPQLGPTTTAVGTSIGMAAGAGVVGLLVQSTSRPDAYVFPVLMLTFVVLAAVVLTIPETLAPHATGLASLRPSVRVPREARPEFFASVPALVAGWSVTGLFLALTPSLVSNVLHVRSGAAGGLSIAALFLANSVGGLWSVRHTARLATLLGAVLLALGASGLAVAIAVASPAIYVGGSVIAGLGVGLTFNGNLRAISAVTTAKSRSEVFSAVYVISYAALSLPALAAGLAAPSWGLETTGYLYVGFVGALSLGAALHAGRSRARRPSGDPIRTGWESGPRSERSRC
- a CDS encoding NADP-dependent oxidoreductase, translating into MQAITVRDRDAGLAGMSLTDIPYPHAAENDVIVRVHAAGFTPGELDWPATWTDRAGRDRTPSVPGHELSGVVVELGYGTTGLSVGQRVFGLADWTRDGTLAEYTAVEARNLAPLPADVDHTVAVALPISGLTAWQGLFDHGRLTTGQTVLIHGAAGGVGSIAVQLAREAGARVIGTGRASGRDSALALGVDTFIDLQAEKLEDAGEADVVFDVIGGDILDRSAALVRAGGTLVSIVMPPKVQPKDGRAVFFVVEPDRARLADLATRLRDGRLKPVVGAVRPLAEAAAAFAPGKRTPGKTIIRVTED